ACAGAGTAGATGGATTcacaatttttaaatattctccTGTTAGTTGGTGGTTGAAgatgaaatagtttttttttaattattaaatccCCTGCAGAAAGTTTGGCAGAGGTGTTCAGCTGGCTGGGGTTCAGAGTGCTGATGTGTAAAGACCAAACCAAGGACCAGATGGACCGCACACTGAAAGGCTTTTCTTCTCAGAGCAACCTCGCTGAGCTGCAGGGCTTCAATGTGACGGAGTGGTCTGGCGGCAGTTTCACTGATCTTCAAGAGGCTCCTAAGCATGGTGATGCCTTCATCTGCTGTATTCTGAGTCATGGAAGGAATGGTGCAGTCCTAGGGATTGATGAGCAGCCCCTCTCCATTAAAGAAATAACAAGAACTTTCAAGGCAACTGACCAGTCAGCCCTCACTGGCAAGCCCAAAGTGTTCCTGATCCAGGCCTGCCAGGGATCGCAGATACAGCGTAGAGTGTTAGAAGAAGGTCTGCTGACTGATGATGATTCTCACTCTCCATTCATCCCTGAGGAAGCTGATGTTCTGGTTGCCATTGCCACTGTCGAAGATCATCGAGCATTCAGACAAACAATAAATGGAAGCTGGTTCATCCAATCCGTGTGTCAGCAGCTAAAGGAGGGCTGTCCAAGGTAAGTGTGAAACTCAAAATTAAATAGATAGTTAATCCTGTGGTAGATCTGACTATATAATCGTTATCACGTAGTTAATGCTGTACACCTGTCTTGATCATAATATGCCCTGATAGGAGTAGTAATATGTTTTCGTACactgtatattgttttaggGGTGAAGACATTACCACCATCCTCCACCGCGTGAACAATGAAGTAGCCCAGAAAGAGGGCTGGACACCGCGGCTTGGTGCACTAAAGCAGATGCCTGAAGTCAGGTTCACCTTAAGGAAGAGACTTGTTTTGTCTCCACATCACAAATGAAGCTTAATCACCAAAAGAATGATGCATTTACATGTACTTTATGTCTTAATTGGGGTTTATAATTAACTCAGGGTGCGTCTTTTCTTAAAatgtataactttttttttattattctaaatcttatatttttaaatgatcttTTCTATTGTGACAGATGTGTGTCAAAGAAATAAACTTGTTGATCATCACTGATGGGTTGATGTTTTAATGAGGGGGGAACTTTTTACAAACAGAAGCCTTAGAGAATACTGGTGACATTTACATATCTAACAAATgagtacaaaacaaaaagtattttcttgcctaaatcatctcctcatggtgctggccacctctggtaaaatttcctacattctcagttgaacaggtgaTGTGATTCTACGCCTTTAGTATGACTGCCTAAGTCAAAAGTGGGACTTAGGCAGTTTTATTTTGCGTAAGTCAAAAGACAATGTGACTTAGGCAGTTTTACAAGCCTTTCAACATGGCTGCTGcttcaagaagaaaaaagatttaCCACTCTATCAGTGAAGTTATTTCCATGATTCAGGGCTCGTCCCCAATCGGGATGTGATGATGTTTACTATAATATAGGCTAGGCTATACCAAtagttattttgtagtttttattcaGCCTTTTTAGTCAGCATTTTAGTAGATGAAAGTTAGCATTTCGCTAGCTGTTTTTAGCTAGCTTCATGGACTTCACTCTTTTCAAACAATATTTCATCTAgagtttttgttgaattttgtcCACAGTACATGATCTTTTCAAGACAgatttaaatactttattgtaATCTAACAGCTAGAAACTatgtttttaactaaaaaaatcatgaaaactAGCATTTAGCTAGCTTCATGGACTTCGCTTAACTCTTGTCTTTTCAAAAAATATCTGGTCCTTCTTCCCCGCTCATGTATAGGGGAGAACTGGCCATAAACCGGTTACTCACTTCACCGTATACCCCGGTTAGtgctgtgcatgtaaacacattgtTGACAGAGTTGAGGTTTTAAAATTGCCTAAGTCACAAAGGCATGTTCATAAATTTGCCTTAGTCATTTATTCCTCACATGttgcattatttacagacattgttattagtatgtcaaaagtaaTATATTGCCATAACATGTTTGAAtgaaattattaataaatatcgtatgttcagtatttggttcagttttttgtgttttctgaaaaacgtgAAACGGATTCAACCAACACACATTATTGTCACGTAACAATTGTGAGTCTTGTGCAGTCCTCTTCCGGATCGGAAAAAAGGCTGCATATTCTCTTAATAGCTATCCTGGTCATAAAGGAAACACTCACTTCATACcgttgtccattttttttagctttattcCATATAGAAGTATGATGTAACACCGTGAAAACGTTTTTGCCTGGTAGACCAGCagtagaataaaacaaaaacaggagcTTAACATTTCGCTGTTCACAGTCCGCATTGTCTCTCCTCCGTTCGCGCTACCGTCCCAAAACTTCTTGTAGCTTACCAAAATAGGACTCGTTCGTACTGAATATACCAAAGGGCAAATACAACTCACTTTAACTCATAAAGAACCCGAAATTCAATGAACAATGTTTTATAATAATACGTAGAACTGAAACCACCTAGCAATCGTACGGATAGCTTATGTTAACTTCCGGTGTTGTCATGGCAACTTGACATGGCGTCAGCTACATTTACGCTTAACACATCCATTCTGCATATAGAAGCAGAGACACGAAGTTTAAAAGGCTGCTTGCCATAAACCCTCCAAACCTATTTGTGACAACAAAAGTTTGTCTCACAAAGCTGTTCCAACTACGTTGATACTTATTTTACTACCTTGAGTATCTGCCAATGATGGAGGCCCCGCTGGAAGACGAGACTCCTGCTGGAGCCTTAGCGGACATTGAGGGACTAGTAGACCATGGAGAGAAGTTGAAATCCTCTGACGAAGCTATCACGTTCATGTCCAGCATTGGTGAGTTGTCAGTGTACTTTGTTGGCAATTCGAGAGGGTCAGAAAGAAACTGCGTAGGTTACGCCTACGAGTTAGCGTCACCTAATTTAAACTGTCTATTTGTGGCTCACGTTCAAACATGAATATGTCCCACTTCCCTCAGAGCCTGCAGAGCTGCTCCAGTGTGTGTTTCCAGACTCTCTAGTGACTGTGTCAGAGGGGGGCCGAGTCCTGGGGCAGTTCAGTGTGACGGTGGAGTTTGCCCGTAGAGTCCAGCAGCCCTGTATGCTGCTGCATGCTCAGAGCCAGGGGGCCATTGATGACTCCCCCTGTGGAACTACAGTGACAGGTGAGGGCAGGCAGGGGCTGCAAAGACAGGTTTACCTTCAATGTTTTTCACAGAAGTGTGAGCATACCTTGTCTTCATGTCCTTTGTCCTGCCTACATTGTTCATTTAAGCCTACATAACCACGGACCTGGAGGTGCTGGAAGAAGATTACCATGAGTATGTCAAGGTGGGTCATTGCAAACTTCCCATACTGTCTCATTTTAACAAATGCAAGTGTGGCGCCTGCATGCCTTTAATTCTTATGccatttctgtctgtttttattttgtatcccCTGTCTTTCATCACATTAAATCATATTTTCAGCTTAAGGGTCACAGTTTGGACAAGAGGTGTCACATTGTGCAGCATAACGGGCGGATGGTGATCGATAAAGTTACCACTGTAGGAGAGGTGAGATAAGACACTAAATAGTTGCCATCAACTGTCCTCAGCCCTGATAAAACAACATTAGGGTTCAATCATCCCAGGGCCTTTGGggccttttaaacatttatgtGTGAAATAAATGGTAATAACATGACCTTCACCATggttaaaaaatctaaaatctgaAACAGCAAGCAAAGTCAATCTAGAGCTGAATGTCTTTTATAATAACCATTCAAAACGGTTTTATACAAACATTTACCAATGGAGATGTCAACAAACCTGCTGTTATTACTGTAGGTGGTAATTTTTTTTACGGGTACAGGAGACGGCGAAGGAGACCGTTTCTTATCCCATGTCTGTCCTGAGAGGGCTGGTTACAGAGGGGTCCAACTTTCTGCTGATGCGCCTGATCGCTCTTAGAAAGAAGGCGCCAGAACACATGACCTTCCTCTCCTTCGACCAAGGATTACACATCATCCACACCACTTTTGTAAGTAATTATGCCAGTGAGACCTTTTGGTTATtatctgtgttgtttgaatAGTGAACTCTGACTGAAATCTTTTTCTCTGTGGTCAGAGTGAGCTGGGTCTGAAACAGCTGGAAGTTGGGGGTAAGACCATGGAGGTATTTGGGCTGGAGAGGATTGTACACTCTGTGGAGGACAGCCCTACTACTTGGCAGTGCTACTTCCTGGCTGATGGGTAAGATCAATGGCTGGACAGTACGTCTACAGGTTCTTAAACTTGTTGGACGGTCTCTCACTGCCCCCTGctgtggcggctgtggctcagtggtagagcggttgcctccCAAATTGAAGGTGGATGGTTCAAGCCTGGCCCtgccatgtcaaagtgtcctttggcaagacaatcggagtgtgagtgtttatctgatgagcagcctcggccacattgtgtgaatggttcctgtgctaggtaaaagagctttgagtagttgttaagactagagaAGTGTAATATAAATATTGTCCATTTACCCCTTTGGATCAGACATAATGTATGCATACCCTGTTACGATTCCTTTACTGTTTGCATCTCCTTAAAGGACTTTACCTGTGTTTAGGACAGCATGATTTCAATAATcaaatttaatgtttttgtggTTTGCATGTAGTCCGGGAAACCAGACACATAGAAATCCTATTTGTGATCTGGCTACCAGAGATTCAAAGGTTCAagattaaaaatcctttattaatcccacaatagggaaattcacactgttgcagcagcaagggatatgaagaaaaatacaagacacagattaaaaaaaaacaataaataaagataagtaaaaagaaagaataaatagTCAAATAGTcaaatttatttacagtattatccattttttatttattttatttgtttatcagtcctggtgtgtgtgtgttttgtccatgTGGTCTACAGGGAGCATGGACTACATGGATATACAAGGCTAAGTGTAAACAAAATTGTATAAACTTGTGACTTGATTTTGTCTGGAAATGAGACCCATGAAAGACAAATGTAAATGAGTGTGCATTTATGATTTAAAGGCTCTGCAAATccctttgataaaaaaaaagtcacaatatgACTTGATAAATAATTTTTGAGCAATTTGTGTTCTGTGATCAGGCACTTGGCCAGCAGAGTGCAGGTGGGATCACCAATCACTACAAGGCTTCTGCAGCTGCCATCACAGCTAGAAAAAGGTAACGAAGCTCACACATAAATACGGTTCCTCCAATAAAACAGAGTCAGttatgttggtgtgtgtgtgtgtgtgtgtgtgtgtgtgtgtgtgtgtgtgtgtgtgtgtgtgtgtgtgtgtgtgtgtgtgtgtgtgtgtgtgtgacagtagGTTTTGAGAAGATCCCTCTGGTTTGGGAAGAAGACATGCAGATGCACTCCAAGTTCTTGGACAGAAAGGTAACCAACAATGTTCTCATATAATTAAGACATGTATTAACTGTACCTGACTGACTGTACCTGAATAACATTGTTTTCCACCCAAACATCTtatctatacatatattttGAAGGTTTGAAGCGGATATATATagttgtatgtatatatatatatatatatatatatatatatatatatatatgtgtgtatgtatgtgtgtatataggctatatatatatacacacatacatacaccatCATCTTACTCTACAAATCCTTTGAACAGAGAAGGATAtggatgtgtgtttatgtctcgTTGGGATAGGAGGAGCTGAAGGCGGACCATGCCTCGTACCTGAGACAACATCCAGATATCCGTGCCCTCATATCTGACTTCCTGCAGTTTTTGCTGTTGAGGAAACCAGATGACGTCTTCCAGGCTGCTAGGGAGTACTTCCTCCCTTTTGCCTCCCGTCGTCCTCCAGAACCAAGCCTGAAAGCCCCCTCACTCTAAAAGACCTCCGGGCTCACATGCTAAaagcagccttttttttttatagctttctgttttttaacttgAGATTAAATCTTAAAATTGCATTTGGTTTtgctcttgtcttttttttcctgagtgACAGATGACTAGTGGCACAAAAGGAAACGTGGTGGAGAATAACAATAGCTTTTAAACCTGAGACTTCATCTGAGCTGTGTGatcttgctaaaaaaaaaaaactttagtgaTCTGAATAAACTAGTTTGTCTCAAACAATGATTGTGGTTTCGTTTTGGTTCTTTGTCAATCAAAACAGTTACGGTAAATTAAGTTTGTCATCCCTCAGTGAATTTAGGAAAAAGCGAGCctgtcttcaaaataaaagtttaaaatgtaaaaaatttaaatacacaATGAAAGGCGTGATAAAACCTCCAATTAGGTAAAACCAAGAGCGTAGGACAATTGTGTAGACTAGTCTTTGACTAATTCACTGCTTTCGTGTgattattgtaaataaaaaaacacgttTGCATTCTTCAAGTGTGTTGACAACAAACCTGTGCCATAAACATAACCTTTCTTTTGAAGGTTTAAAGCGGAAGCGACCTTTCTAAAATGCTGGCGCTCAGTTCCTCTGAAAGTGAAACCGGTCGAGGGAGCGTACGAACAACATACACCAAAGTACttatataaatatttacatCCATAAAGAAGTACATGCTAGAACGTCACTTATGAATTGTTCgcttttaaaaacagttttgtcttACTGAGCTACAGCAGACGCGCCTTTTCGCTTCTTGGACGTAAATCGACAGTGGTAAGTTTTAACGTCGTAGATGTGCTAACCTGTGGACAGCGGTTATCTAATGGATACAGCCTGTAACGTCAACGCTGCTGTAACTTATGGGACGTTACAGTCTATTAGGTACCCTACATGTTAGGCTGATGTAATGTAAACTATATAATGATTTGACGttacattattgttgttgtgCGACCCAGGCTTGggttaaaacaaatgtataattTTCACATTGTGACATCAAAGAAACGTCGAGTAGTGTTGTTTTCAGTGACGTCACTTTAGCATAGCCCTGGGACTTTTCGCAGTTTGAATCCACTCAGTGATGAACAAAACACCGCTTTGACTCAACCTGTAGAATAATTATAACAAAAATACTGGTTATGTTATACAGTACTAAAATGGgattaatatactgtaataataTACCGCACAAATACACCTACAAATATGTGACCATTTGAAATACGTATTAGTCTTAAACCTATCCATGGGAACAACCAAGTACCTGCCTTGGATCTCAGACTGCTACAGGTTGAGAGTAAAGGGCTTTAGAAGTAATGAGTACTCTAACAACCTGTCACGGGGATCTTACTGTACTTTCTTCACTTATAGAGGATATGTATTCAGTATTTCTGTTGTATTCAGCCACAACAAGTATAGAGGTGGCATTTGGAATTCAAGCTCATGTTATGTTTTAACTTGTTTCATCTTCCCCATTAAATGGCCACTTTTCATTTTTACCTTCTgctttaaatgtatgtatttgtttttctgtatttattgttaattttatattaatgtataGGTATGCacctttcaccaagtcaaattccacataagtgtacttattgtggcaataaacCCTTTTCTGAATTCTGAAATCCTTTTTCTGACTCTGATTTCAGATTTGTGTCTCTATTGTTTCTGCCTCTGATAACAACAACCTGTAGAGTACAGTGAGCCAAACACCCGGCCTGTGCTGGTGGGAGTGGGTCTTTGATGGATAGGTTCAAGTTGTCCCGCATAGATGAGGAGCTGGGGTCCTCTGAGGTTGCAGCTCTCTGCTTCTTGTGTCGTGATGTCATCAATAGGAAACGCCTGGAGGGGGTGAGCACTACATGCCTTGTACTGTTGTCTTTGCACATGTCTTAACCACATGTCTGAAGATAAACGTCTCATTGACTTTTCAAGGTTAGTCTTCTCAAAGGTTTGTTTGAGTGTTTGTGGCGGTTCTCATACAGATTGTGGATGCAAAAGACCTGTTCTTGAGACTAGAAGAAAAAGGACTGTTGGAGAACGATTTCTTCCTGAGTCGGCTGCTCCGAACCCTCCGTCGAGCAGATCTTCTCCACCTGCTGGAGACAGACAGCAGGCGACCAGAAGAAACCGACGCAAATCCCATGCTGTCAGATTACAGGTACACGTAAAAGCAGAAATACATTTACTGTAACTGGAAGAGATAACAGTACGCAAGGATTTTAATTCAGCTTTATTCCCAAAGTTGTATTCTTTTGTCTTATGTTTCTTTGCCTGTCCCTTTCTGTCAGGGTGATGCTGTACGAAGTATATGAGGACATGACAGAAGAAAATCTTGACAAGATGAAGTTTCTGTTGTCCGACAAACTGGGCAAAGCAAAAATTCAGGCATGCAATGTAAGAACACACCTACAGTTACAAAGAAATAATGACATGGATACCTGTCCTGTTTATTTACTATGAGTAAAAAGTCTAATACCAGTAATGCAACATTTACCCCTAAACATATAGTAAATAGTTAAACTCTCTTTATCTGTGAACAGCAGCCACCTAAATTCATAACTAACACTATTCGTACATTATCTCAATGCAATGTTAACCATCATATTAAAAAGGTTATATTTGGTAAATATTCTGTGTTAGTTTAGTAAGTTCCATTACAAGTTAACTTCATGTAATTGCAATTAGGGTGAATGATATAAACATGAAGATATacacacagcaacaacacaatTACTGCACAGGAAAGGATTTCTAGATTTGAAATTTCACCTGCAAAGCCTCTACACTAACAGATACAAACACAGTTTTCCTGTTATTTACAGACAGCACTGGATGTGTTTGCTGAAATGGAAAAGACTGGTTTACTGTCAAATACAAATCTGCATGAGCTGCATACAATTCTGCTGGAGTTCGATCAACAACTGGCATTGGCTATAAAGCGCTACATGGATGGTATGATATGCACTTACACACTCAAGCACagacacatttaaatgttgtatTACTATGAAACTCATGGTTTTATTGTATTCTTTTTAGGGACCCAGATGCCTCGAATTCCTCCAGTCAGCATGGATCACCAGGTGGGTTTATcaatgtgtgtttatatatagtTAATCCTATAATGAGCCAGTGTACTGAGGAGCCGGACTCTGTTTTTCTTCCCACAGAGGGTCATCCACAGCCGGCCATCACAACCCAGCTGTAAGTCTTTTTCACTGTTTAACTCCCCAACTTTTCCATTAATTATTTATCATTAATTATTTACCATTAATTTGAGCACACAGCCATTGAATAATTATCTACAATGACTAGCCTTCCACCCCTTCACTGCTATAGAGTAGGGCTGGACGAtacagagaaaatcaaatatcactatatttttgaccaaataccttgatatcgataCCACatcaatattgtagtgttgactattggtgctttcactatATTtatacaatgagattttttgataaataatcatcagtaatttGGATATATTGACTAAGtgtgtaaaggcaaataatagaacagttacaacagtcttgtAAATTCAGAAATcaacatcactttactgtaattcagcctttaaaaccaagaaaagacacCACTTGTGCCATagtacaatatccaaaatctaagacaatatctagtctcatatctcggtatcgatataatatcgattatatcgcccagctctactaTAGCTGTTCACTCCCGTGCATTTGTATTATACCCACAGGAGGGATGTaagtttttgctgttttatgtTCTTCAGATGCAGGAGAGTCCGATGTAGCCGTTGTCTCCGATGCAGAACCAAGGAGCTCCCCTCTTTCTGATCATGTAaccattcacacaaacacaaattcctctcattctttttattatagCACTATTGTTTATGATTTGTCTATGTGGCTGTGCTTGTGCCCTTAGACAGAATACTACGCCCTGACTCATAACCCTCgtggtttgtgtgtggtcaTCAATAATGAGTACTTCCCGGGAACAGAATTGAAAAGTCGAGGAGGGACTCAGGAGGATGCAAGTGTGTATTCTTGTATTTGAACAACCATGTGATTTGTTTATGTACAGTTTATCTATTAAGTTATCTAAAAACATTCATGGTTGAGGATGTTAGTGTTTATACTTATTACACATGATATGTATAAAAACAATCTATCGTTATGCTTTAATTTGATACAGAGGCTCTGCGCACAGTGTTCACCCGCCTTGGCTTTACTGTGGTGGTACACGACAACCTGACGGCCCAAGGCATGCTTCTTGTACTGAAAGAGCTGAGCTCAAGGAATTTTTTGGATGACGATGCCTTGGTGAGCAGTGTCACACACCTTCAGAGCTGTAAAATCGGTGACTACTGTATATGCTGTATATGTTTTGctctttaaaggaatagtttggcatttttgaTAAAAGATCAAATTTGCGGGCTTAAAGGAAAGTTTGGctgttttgaagtggggttgtatgaggttcttatccatagtcagtgtatcGCTGTACTGCGGTGGACCGGGGCAACAGCACGATGTAtttaaggccctgacacaccaacccgattatcggccgtcggacagtctggcgaggtcagtgacttgagtctgttcggtgtgttctgCGCCATCGTCAGCCAAAGCAGCCGCCGACCTTCACGTTGGCCAATCTGACATGTCGGAAGGCGGGTAGTCTGACTCAATGACCAGTGGccattggtggagtgctaacccggaaatgatGAGTGGGATGAGCGTAACAaacgcctctcaaaatctgacgagAATCTTTGTCGATTTAAATGAAGACATATTCAACAACTGTATGGCCTATTTCTtgcataaaatgttttcagaaacgcGATTTGGCGAACTATTTTCGTAAAATACGAGATCGTATTCCGAACGAGCCATCATTATGGTCGGTTTTAAAATTCCAgagaagccagacccatgtGTTTGTCCAATCGGCTgccagttttcattttttaaggagacaatacagattagcgccgcctggtgttatggagacgtattcCGTGTCACGCGCGAAAAACATACAATCATGCAAAAGTTGGTCAAATAAACATGGGCAAAAATTCCATAATAATGCTTGAGCATATTGGGATTCAAGTGGTCTGAAAGATAACTAGACTTCTGTACCTCCTAGTCTAGGTCCCCGGTAAGATTTGTTTATGCTTCATTTAGCGGAGAATATCTCATCTGTTATAGACTAATGTGAACAATGTGAGATGTGTCAAAATAGGACAAAAGTTCTGAAAATTACCACGGGGGTAAGCAGTGTAAGCATTCTTATTTGAtataaagaaaatgacaaacaaaaaaaacagtcaacctATTACATACAACTAGCACCCTTACAGGAATTGCCAGTTATTTATTACCCTAAACTTTAAAATCTTACATTTCCTACCAGTTCTAAATATTGCTGTCATCACCTTCAACTTTTTTTGGAGCTTTCACTCAACTTCAATTTCTGTGGTTTTTCACAGATTTTATGTTGCCATTAGAcagccctgttttttttttagagggaACTGGTGTATTTCTGTGCTCTGTGCCACCAGAATCCTTGGACCAAATGGTAATTGTACATCCAGGCAACGACATACCGGCAACTCCCCTGTTCTTCAAAGTAAAATTACCGTTATTTTGTCAAAGGATTCTCGTGGCTTTGATGAGAGCATACATAACTGCTCCAGAAAGCTCTTAATTGAAAGTCTTAAATTGGACTTGGTGAACCCTGCTATAGCTTCATATTGTCCATGGTACAGCTGTGACAGTGGTAtagatcttctcatctaactgagtaagaaagcaaataagcgtatacaaaatgttgtaaaacTATTTCTATTAAATCAGTACAATAAGCTTTCAAACAATTCCAAACGTTAACTGTGACTGCATGCATACACAAATCATCATGTGTCTCAGTCCAAGTTTAATTGAGATGTAACACAATatcaagaagaaaaacatggcTTTGTTTGATCTTAGGTGGTTTGTGTGCTGTCCCATGGAGAAAAGGGATGTGTCTTTGGGACTGATGAGAAGCCAGTGCTCTTGCAAGATCTGTCCCAGCCCTTCAACAGCGGGAGAGCTCCCACCTTGGCAGGGAAGCCCAAACTGTTCTTCATCCAAGCATGTCAGGGAAGTGGCTACCAGAGAGGATCCCTGCCCTGTCCTCCGAAGCCAAGACAGGAGGAGGGGGACCAACAGAGCCGCCTGGAGGAAGACGCAGGTCGCGTGGAAGGTGAGACAGTGCCATGGGGTGCTGACTTTCTGCTGGGCATGTCCACCGTGCCAGAGTGCAAGTCGTTCCGAAGCACTGCCACAGGCTCCATCTACATCCAGGAGCTGTGCCGGCAGCTGATGAGGTCAGCAGAAAGGTGAGAGATGCTTCCATCCAGAGTATAAGATGATGCTTGTTGAGCTGTTTTATCCACTAGCTACAGTTAAGGCAAAGATTTGGCCAACCAAGACTACACTCCTACGTAttcgttaaaaaaaatatatatatcttttgcTACGTTTACGCCTCACGTTCACACTACTCCGGTGTTTTCCAGCCCCTAAAATGGAGACATTTGGCAACCCCCTCTATGGTTTGAAAACTTTGGGGTTGCTTTGTAGTCTGGATGGTCacaaacggagacctttggaaacAACGTTGCATGTTAGTCAGTCTTATCAGCTAGGTAGGTTTACATACCACCTAGGTGTTGGTCTCTTAGCAATTAAATCCCTGATCTTACATTTCTCCATTGTTGTTCTTTGTCCAAAGTATTTTTTGGTTACATCCATGATTTGCAACCACAGAGTAACTTTGgacaatctgcttcctgtttacatcaGCACGCACATGTCCAGTGTATGAAAATGTTCATGTGATATGCATTGGCAAACAATGTTAATAAGAATGGCGATTAGTTCTGCTATAGGAGTTAAAACTCTTGTGTGGACAGAGATGGGTTTTTGTCTCAAAACATAGAAAATTCCTGTTGACCCAGTTTAGGGACTACAGCTTTTTCTGTAGTTCTGTTTTTGgcgtttttcaaatgtatgtgcAGTGCTATTGATATTATATGTTAGAGAGCATGATGTTGTATTAAAACATACCCACAATTTAAACAAGGATTAtcatttgtaatgcatttcCTCTGTATTCTGTGCAGCTCGGATGATATTCTCACTGTCCTGACACGTGTGAACAGGGAGGTCAGCAAAGGAGAATACTTAAAGTACAAACAAATGCCAGAGCCCAAGTACACCCTCACCAAGAAGCTCGTACTCAAATTTGTGTGAGCTGACCGGCTTCGAGTTTTCCCATTCTACTGCTAAGAAATATCAGGTTACGACCAAGTGCAACGCTGAAAATGTGCCATAGTCACATAGACCCGACTGGTTTACTGTGTGTATgactgttgttgtgtgtgtgttttttaatctgACTTCATGGTACAGCTTAATGGATGAATTTGAATGTAGGCGTCTCTGTCGGGAGAGTCTGATGTCTCTTAATCTTGCAAA
The sequence above is drawn from the Etheostoma spectabile isolate EspeVRDwgs_2016 chromosome 12, UIUC_Espe_1.0, whole genome shotgun sequence genome and encodes:
- the LOC116698766 gene encoding caspase-8 isoform X1, which translates into the protein MKEELSSLLLQILCAETSALFRFSMSATDMVRRNKTAIQTTLCGDYRLILNKVHETKLITKREYNNLKSINKEDVEGHVIELVDKIMNKGEDTCNAFLDLLQTDEDIKTTYPELKNIQLNKTCFVTTPVQECSFDSRDVLPQESKRRKEEEHYELNSQPTGLCVIINNENFPKGARNGTDKDAQSLAEVFSWLGFRVLMCKDQTKDQMDRTLKGFSSQSNLAELQGFNVTEWSGGSFTDLQEAPKHGDAFICCILSHGRNGAVLGIDEQPLSIKEITRTFKATDQSALTGKPKVFLIQACQGSQIQRRVLEEGLLTDDDSHSPFIPEEADVLVAIATVEDHRAFRQTINGSWFIQSVCQQLKEGCPRGEDITTILHRVNNEVAQKEGWTPRLGALKQMPEVRFTLRKRLVLSPHHK
- the LOC116698766 gene encoding caspase-8 isoform X2 — encoded protein: MKEELSSLLLQILCAETSALFRFSMSATDMVRRNKTAIQTTLCGDYRLILNKVHETKLITKREYNNLKSINKEDVEGHVIELVDKIMNKGEDTCNAFLDLLQTDEDIKTTYPELKNIQLNKTCFVTTPVQECSFDSRDVLPQESKRRKEHYELNSQPTGLCVIINNENFPKGARNGTDKDAQSLAEVFSWLGFRVLMCKDQTKDQMDRTLKGFSSQSNLAELQGFNVTEWSGGSFTDLQEAPKHGDAFICCILSHGRNGAVLGIDEQPLSIKEITRTFKATDQSALTGKPKVFLIQACQGSQIQRRVLEEGLLTDDDSHSPFIPEEADVLVAIATVEDHRAFRQTINGSWFIQSVCQQLKEGCPRGEDITTILHRVNNEVAQKEGWTPRLGALKQMPEVRFTLRKRLVLSPHHK
- the LOC116698766 gene encoding caspase-8 isoform X3, with the protein product MSATDMVRRNKTAIQTTLCGDYRLILNKVHETKLITKREYNNLKSINKEDVEGHVIELVDKIMNKGEDTCNAFLDLLQTDEDIKTTYPELKNIQLNKTCFVTTPVQECSFDSRDVLPQESKRRKEEEHYELNSQPTGLCVIINNENFPKGARNGTDKDAQSLAEVFSWLGFRVLMCKDQTKDQMDRTLKGFSSQSNLAELQGFNVTEWSGGSFTDLQEAPKHGDAFICCILSHGRNGAVLGIDEQPLSIKEITRTFKATDQSALTGKPKVFLIQACQGSQIQRRVLEEGLLTDDDSHSPFIPEEADVLVAIATVEDHRAFRQTINGSWFIQSVCQQLKEGCPRGEDITTILHRVNNEVAQKEGWTPRLGALKQMPEVRFTLRKRLVLSPHHK
- the catip gene encoding ciliogenesis-associated TTC17-interacting protein isoform X2; amino-acid sequence: MMEAPLEDETPAGALADIEGLVDHGEKLKSSDEAITFMSSIEPAELLQCVFPDSLVTVSEGGRVLGQFSVTVEFARRVQQPCMLLHAQSQGAIDDSPCGTTVTAYITTDLEVLEEDYHEYVKLKGHSLDKRCHIVQHNGRMVIDKVTTVGEETAKETVSYPMSVLRGLVTEGSNFLLMRLIALRKKAPEHMTFLSFDQGLHIIHTTFSELGLKQLEVGGKTMEVFGLERIVHSVEDSPTTWQCYFLADGHLASRVQVGSPITTRLLQLPSQLEKGFEKIPLVWEEDMQMHSKFLDRKEELKADHASYLRQHPDIRALISDFLQFLLLRKPDDVFQAAREYFLPFASRRPPEPSLKAPSL
- the catip gene encoding ciliogenesis-associated TTC17-interacting protein isoform X1 encodes the protein MMEAPLEDETPAGALADIEGLVDHGEKLKSSDEAITFMSSIEPAELLQCVFPDSLVTVSEGGRVLGQFSVTVEFARRVQQPCMLLHAQSQGAIDDSPCGTTVTAYITTDLEVLEEDYHEYVKLKGHSLDKRCHIVQHNGRMVIDKVTTVGEETAKETVSYPMSVLRGLVTEGSNFLLMRLIALRKKAPEHMTFLSFDQGLHIIHTTFSELGLKQLEVGGKTMEVFGLERIVHSVEDSPTTWQCYFLADGHLASRVQVGSPITTRLLQLPSQLEKVGFEKIPLVWEEDMQMHSKFLDRKEELKADHASYLRQHPDIRALISDFLQFLLLRKPDDVFQAAREYFLPFASRRPPEPSLKAPSL